The sequence cgtaagcaatttcctataaatgcaacccctcctcattcaactcattcacacttcattatctcttctttctctttagtcataacaattccgtgaaaatcatgtcttcaggagcttattatcgttcgtggatggataaacctcatttggatcccaacaccaatttgcttacagaagaatacgttcaagggattggagaattcatgaggcttgttcaacagcaaccggatgcaaaaagtggtatgttaagatgtccctgctctacttgcaataataataaggttataaaagaatttgatgtttgggctcatttatatatgaaagggttttcacgtaattataaagtttggtaccttcatgggaaAACtagttatgaatatggtagtactagcgaacctcagcctgttagtgaacttcagcctgatattaggttagaagaatctagaacagatatagattatggtgtaggtactgagcagatggtacatgatcattatagaggggaagaaccaaatcccgaatctaggagattttttgacatgttttatgcaggaaaacaacctttgtatcaaaattgtagagatggtcattcagccttatcatctgcaactagattaatgggtattaagacagactataatttggctgaagaatatatggatgcgattactgattttgtcaaaggtattctacctgaggataaccttgcatcgggttcatactacgaggttcagaaacttgttaccggtcttcaactaccgtacgaagtgatagatgtatgtattgacaactgcatgatctactggagagcggatgagacacggaatgtatggaAATTTTGtaggaaacctcgttatcaggagagaaggggaagagttccgatcccgttcaaaagaatgtggtatttgcctttgacagaaagattgaagaggttgtatcagtgtgagcgcacaacaaaagcaatgagatggcatgcagagcattccacaaatggtgagattacaCATCTTTCAGATacgaaggcttggaaacatttccagtcaacatatccagaatttgcggaagagagaataaatgtttatcttggattatctactgatggtttcagcccatttggaaagcatggaagacagtattctctatggccagttattgtgacaccgtacaacttaccgccgagcttgtgcatgcgacgagagtttttgtttttctcaattctcgtccccgggccagatcatcctaaaataTCACTAGAtatgtttcttcaaccactgatatatgagttgcaacaactatgggtgcatggttttgagacataagatttttcgtgcaaagaaaactttcagatgcgggcagtacttatgtggacaataagtgactttccagcatatggtatgttatctggatggacaacacatgggaggctatcatgtccatattgtcaagatgacacaaatgctttccaactaaagaacgaaAGGAAAACGtcttggtttgactgtcacagatgatttctaccacctgatcatccataccgcaggagtaagacttcgtttacgaagaacaagaaggtgtttgatggtccacctgaggaagttagtgggaaagatttgttgaagcagtttagggattttgatgcagaaaggacgccagatgtaggtggacatgaaaacattcgagtcagtgcggttggagagctacataactggcacaaaaagagtattttctgggatctgtcATATTGAGAGAGTCATCTATTACGACATAATTTAGatatgcatattgagaagaacttcttcgacaatctgatgaacacagcccttaacatccaaggtaaaacgaaggataatttgaagtcaaggttggatttagtcgatatatgtgatcgttctgaacttcacgttgatgagaacggtacggccccttttcccatttatcggctggatggtgctagaaaagaagagttctttgattgcaTTACAGATAACGTGAAATTttctgacggatatgcatcaaatttggggaactgcgttgatagaagcgaaggaaagtttactgcttgaagagtcatgattgtcatgtaattatgcagcgcgtccttccgtttgctttttcagcattattgccacgtaatgttcatgaagcaattgcaggtatcttatatttttacaatttaatttatttttatatttaacaattatgcttatataaacttaatacttatgaaaattatgttttttatctatgtagggataagtgttttcttccgcgacttatgcaacagagtagtgactgaagagggtattaataatttgaagataaacgcaccagtcagcatgtgcaacctcgagaagatatttcctccatcattctttgatgtaatggaacatcttgctattcatctcgcaagagaattggaacttggtggtcctgtgcagtacagatggatgtatatttttgagcgttatatgcatcatctgaagaagatggtcaaaaatcaaagcagggtggaaggatctatagtggcacaggtgatcaatgaagaaactgcaatctttgctgaaaattattttccaccagaagtgcatacaaaacaccaaagacctgctcggcatgatgacagaggggagagagcaacatatcatgttactgtcccaagcatgttcaaggaaataggacgacttagtggaaaattcacaaAGCgcagacttacggacactgagcacgctcatttgtaaacatatttgctcaccaactgtgatcaaaggtgtcgttgatttggtggaagctgaaatagcatctcaatctcagcctctctctgatgatggtgattctacgggagcttcaaccaacttgtccctattgcaaataaatgaaatggttgaaaaggtaatcttttttattaatatatattttttataatgtcgattactaacttgtccctattactaactttaaatatttttgtaggtggttcctaaaaggaaaggaggccatttagttgggttggcccgccatacttcttcgtatccggcatcttcttcgcaagctccgtatgccgatcccatgattctcgatgagctacatgacaaagatgaacggattggggcattggaggagcagaacaccactatcctttctgagaatgccactatccgtcagagaatgccactatccttgctgagctggcatcccagaagaagttcaacgccgagataatgcagaagctagatcgtttgatgtcttcgagttcttagtttttttctgttttttaaaactttatgaatgttttttttctatttcgttttgcatgaattttaaactttctgaatgttttttttctatttcggtttgtatgaatttaaattctaaaatattattagttttaaatttcagattttatttatttattaattaatttttaatataaaaaatataaaaatgcaaaattaatttgaatttaaaattgatatattccGACAAATTGAGGGCGTCAGACTATACCGACGAACTttgtcctcggaaaataccgacggacaatggtTCGTCGGACTTTTCCGAGGAACCTTTGTCCgttggtatattccgacgaaccgtTGTGCGTTGGTATTTTCCGAGGACTtcggtcgtcggtattttccgacgaaccgtagtccgtcggtatatagtttttccgatgaactctggtctcgtgtatccgcattggaatatcgtcggaagttcgtcagaatgacgtttctcggtattcgtcagaaagtcgtcggaaggtctaacgaaattccgacgaattctttttttccgacgaaatgataccgacgaactcgttcgtcagaaattcgtcagaatcggtctattccgacgaatttctgacgatttaggccatcagaatccccctgttttcttgtagtgcttataaccattacataattttttttttgtgttttgatcTCATTCACACCATGTTGTGAATCACTTTTCGATAGATTAATTATcggaaaaaaatttcaaagttaAATGTGTTTGAACTAGAGTAGTGAAAGAATTGGTAACCTAAGTGTTCATGATTTCTTGTGAATAATATGATTTCGTGTGAATAAGACCAAAGCAAGAAAAAGACCATGTAGTGACTGAATGATCTGTAAAAAAATTCCAAGCCTCTGAAAAGTTAAAGCATCGTCGTCGACTGAGTGGCCTAACCGGATGAGAGAGCAGGTGTGGAGCCCACTAGCGGGATGGTCTGGGAGTTACAACTGGTATCAGAATCGGACTTAGATGAGTTTATAATCATGTGTCTACGTGGACTCACACTAACACAGATGATGATCTTGAATAGCAACGAGGACACTACGTGCTGTGAGAGAGGTAATTGTAACATTTCCATTTGTAATATGTAGTAGTGTATGTTGAAAGGCTTAAAAGAATTAATTTAATTAGctatgtcaccaaagtgcaTTTATCTTTTCGATCATATATCAAGAAAAAATTAGATggctaagcgtgcttgagctcgAAAATGATGGATCACTTATCAAAAAGTTATTTGTTCCATCTAAATGAcgctaaaacataaaaaaaatcatgtgcTGATTGCAGAATtagtaaacaattttttttaacgtaCGGCTGTCGACTAGGTGGTGAGAGCCTACGGGCCGAAAGAAATGACATGGAGCCCCATTGACAGGGGCATTCAGTGTACAATATGTTTCTTATCAGAGACACTATGGAAAAGTGGAATGGTTGAACAAAatctcaaattttaattttttttttaaatgtgtaaactaaaatgaaaacatttaatttttattatatttataactttaaggtttaatttcaaattaaaaaatatatatatatatatatatatatgcaactactaaaatttaaaactataccATCATTTCTTCAAATATACTATTGATATTTTCTAATAAGTTCAGAAATAATTTGAGACGTCAttgtttataacatatatacAGGCTTagagataataaaaaaatatttcaaaactgAATATTCCCACGTAACtgtgaaaaaatttaaaattgaaacatttttttttagttttaactgAAACACTTGTTGTATTGTACGTAGGGGTGgacaaaatatttgtaaattttgatttgatttgttattCGTTTTGATTCGAtccaaaaaatctggatatccttAACACAATGAATCAAAGCAAATACTAAAATTCAATATCATTCAACGACgtaacaaatcacaaatactaatattttcacAACAGGTATCCAATctgttatatacatatatatgtatataattatatatattatataattttatatctctatataagttttataatatttttcttcacaagattaattatttagttattCAAGTTTTTAAGAGTATGtagtttttaaaagttttgtaatgaactattattatttatgtcagatttcttgtttttttaatttttgattgtaatttcatttttatggATTGAATTGAATATCTGGTAAAAATAAGGATTTTCCAGATATCTGGTGTTTTGGATATCTAAGAATTCAcagatcaaatcaaatcaaaaattaattatcCATACTGAGTGGAGCGGATCACGGATATACGCTCTGTGCCACCCCTAATTGTACACCTACATAATCTTTATGCTGTAACTAAAATAGACACAGAAAAACACctcataacaataatttttttgtataaaagtATGTTTCTTATGATTTTCATATACTGTATATTACTGTAATTGCATGAAGACTGTAATCTTttcacaagtaaaaaaaaatgatttgattaatTATACTTCAcatctttaaaattttgtatagaaaTTTCCAGATTAAGTgctgcaaaataaataaatataaaatatattttaatacatgTAAATGAAAACTAGAAAACCAAAAGataaactaaaaaatttaatatttgactGCAATATACTTATTCTAAATATTCATGGATTTATTAAAATGGAAACTTTCATAAAGTATCTCAACTAAATTTTGCTACTCTCTAATATACAAACTTTTTTCGTTTAATACTTCAACTAATCattgtatttattttaatacaCTAACTTTTAATACTTTATCATATTGATATTCAAACTATGCacattttaatcaaaatatcatTAAGTTTCAAACGAAATTCAAAGAATATCCAAAGTCCAAAACTAtctttaaaaatcttattttatttttattttaagaagagataaaataaactaaattatggacaactttaaatttttaatttaatttttaaatttaaattttattttttctgaaacTTAAAACTAACTTATTTTTCATTCGGAATTTAGTTTTCTAATAATTAGAATTTCATCAAGTATTCAGTTACTTTTTAAAGAAAActtaaattaatagaaactttttaagatttgattttaaatattatatattttttaaattttgtctgaaatttattaatgttttgattaaaataaatatagtttgagtattaaaataaaaactattgaagTATTAGATTAGATagcaaaaaatatgaatattatagatcttaacaaaatttacttgaagggaaatatttttatggagttttcttattaaaaacTTACATAATGTCATACatgcattgatttttttttgtgcaaataCATGCATTGATTTGTACATATATTTCCTAATGTTAAAATGCTTTGATGTTGATGTATTGCAAAATTTCGGAGTTTGGACCACAAAACAATGGACACCCGTAGAAATCCATACCTACTTTCTATTTGAGTTTTGTAATAACCATAATCAGataaattagttatattttCTTACATAAAGATTAATTAACGATCTCGGCTCTAACTTTTTCTTCTACTGTGTTATTACTTGTATACCTACTGTGTTATTTTTACCTTAGTCTGCCATTTTTTCTaataacattgcatgtttcattaacgGTAtacaagtaatattaataacacatctatattgagTCATTTTCGGATTTAGCacacatcagatctctcttggaccatttgggccgattaagaaatcagatccaattctcacatttttttttcctttgggccattgagtccaagttcaaacaatttttttccaactatttttaatttttcttttcttttcttaatataatttaagcattcaaaaaagaaaattgaattttttcattgaaaagcataaatctttattaaaagtacataatttttttattataatattaactacataataaaattaatttatcagagttacaccaacttaattcattagagaaataaagtttaattttgtaaacataaatagtcatttaaaatgaaatacgataaataaagataaaaagtttaagtcttttataaaataaaacataaatatatgaaaatatcacatttactaaatattttttaatatatatatttatatatctatttcatatcatttaaattaaaatatacatcatatgaaaatacatacttatattttgatatttgcattaacgatatattgaaaaaataatattttaattttgaaatcttcattgttttttttaaatgattataaattattgaaactacTAAACatcccacattaaaaaaaatcgttggtgtaaaattttgttacacaaatatgcaaataatcataaatatagtagaaacctcatttaataaatatccatattaaaagtatactatatatctatattaatatcatttaaatttaattatatatcatatacggtagataagattgattgttttgatttatttaccctaaaataattgcgaataaacaaaaatgatcgTTTCATTTATATGCACACgctaatttattacataatagtaactaatttttttttataacttctCTTTCATTAACTTGATGATCGAATATGATCATAGTGTAACAAATGGGTAATACAGTTAGGTACATAGTGATGAAATACAAAAGAAACAATATTTGGATTCACGTTCTTTGCTAGGCCATCTGCAACTTGATTCCCATCTCTTCCAATCCACATGAATGATATGTCTTCAAACTTCTGTTTCCACCAGTTCACTTTTCGAATCCAGTTATATTCAGCAAAGTGAAGCACttcattgtttaaaattttaatcatcTTACTACAGTCACTCTCAAACTGTACCTTCATGTATCTTTTACTCCAGCAGTTTTGCATTGCAATGATGAGAGCTTGTATTTCACTCTCGAATGCATTGTTAACATGATTCCCATTGGCTTGTCCCGCTCCTTTATAGGTTCCATTTGAATCTCTGATTACCCATCCCGCTTTACTTGTTTGTTGTTGAGCTGAATAAGAACCATCTACATTGCATTTGATCCATCCTTGAGGTGGTTTACGCCAGCCTCCTTGTGTGCTCCTCCCATTAGCGTTCCCATATATTGATCTGGTTTGATCATTATTATGTAAGCTCCATTCCTTACCATCAGCCTGAGCCTGTTGTAGAATTCTCTCCCAGTAAATACTTTTCTGTTGAAAGATAAGCACATTACGGCTTTTCCAAATCCTCCATAGGATCCAAATTGGTAAGTTTTGATAGTGGATAAGTCTTGTTGATGTTGAATATTGCAGACAAGCATCAATCTTCTCTTCAAAAGTAGCAGTATGGctgttgatgatgatgtttGATATCCCAGATCTTCTCCATATTTTCTGAGCATACGGGCATTCGAAGAATAAATGTTTCTCTGTTTCTAAAGCAGAACAACAACGTCTACATTGCCCATCTCTAATAATATGTCTTCTCTGCAGACTAGAATCTGTTGCCAACGCCCTCGAAGTCATTTTCCAGAGAAAATGTTTAATCTTTGATGGagtatttgtttttcaaatcCTTTGTTTGATGTTCACATTTCCATAAATCTCATGTCTTCAATTATACCCTGGTAGATGTGTCGCAAGccaatatccagatttgacACTGTAAATACCATTATCATTATAACTCCACCCCATTAGATCCAGTTCTGCCTTTCCACTAATCTTCATTTGCAGTATTTTAGTGACGTCTTCTGGATGGACTTCATTTATAACTTTGTGCACATTCCAACTCCCTCCTCTTTCATTAAGAAACGTTTGCACCTTTACATCTGATATTTCACCATTTATTGAACGAGGTGGTGAAACTAGTAACTAGTTCTTTGTTATTTAGTAtaatatacttattattttattatttcaaaacatgcagaaaacataaaataagtaataaatataaaatatttattctgtaAAAGGTgtagatcttaacctaagtatgtatatcttttataattataaatcttaaacattttctaaatttcagACCAAAACAAATAAGCGAAATGAGAGTAAACtccaaaatcaatatttatatcgagcaataaccaaaatgaaaaagagacatactaaaaaaatattgaaggtACATcggattggcacgtgaacgtaaattTCACACGACTATAATTAACTTAAGTTTCTAAATTATGATATAAAActgagctgacatagtttcattgtaaccaaataatAGACCTGAAATTCTTTAGCCTATACGTTAGAAACGTTTTTATGCGATAAgcgattttttgacctaaaacatttttttaaatgggatcagctcatttataaatatattatgtaagtaacaaaaagttaaaaaaaaattaagggccaaaatattaattcgatcaagaatataaatctatttttttatacaatatttcttaaataatttttatacaaatttacCATAGGTAaggcgcatgtcttatcctagtatatgTTATTAGGCATGAATGAGATAATTCATGTGACTTGTTCAGTTCTAGCAGGAAAGGTAATACTAATTACTAAAAAAAGTCAGAATAATACAATTTCCCTTTAATATAAGTATAATAACTAAGGGGTTGAAGAAAAATCTTAATAAGGTACACGTGGTTACCTTTTTGACAAATTTAGTAAGTAATACATATACTGTTTAAATTGAGATATTCGACTGCCACGTATTAACATTGTAGATACTAAAGAAAATAATACCAAACAAAAGAACTCTTATAAATGTTcaattcttttttgtttttgtcagcAAATGTTCTATTCTAAATATCTAAATGAATTTATTGGTTATCACCCAGTAGATAAAACATGGTTATCACCTGAGTATTTTCTAATTTGAACTTGAAACaatcattaaatatttaaattactaccacattttttgggagtatcttaaattagaataaaaaaatttataattgctttaatttaaataatatcacgtttataataaatattactaccactttttttacatttttaatttattataaatgcaatattatttacaaataaaaaatgtagCAAAATTTATGTTCTCAGTGATACTAGAACAATTGTTTCCAAAGTTTTATTTGAATTAAAGATGTATATATTAAAGAATTCATTCCAAAATCTCATATAAAGTTCACTTGGACTCATTTCTATCTTGTGAATTTATCATTAAATGTTTTTCATGATTATATCagatattttaatatacatttataaattaactATGTTTATATGGAGTCATGTTTATCTTATAATCTGatacttattattttcatagtattttttatttattatatatctaaatgttataattaattattccaCGCGTCAGAATATAAGTCAAATAATATCtagtaaatttatatttcaaatttactttatagtgtattatatgtttatgcacacaaattagttataatatatGAGTAATCAATTTAATTAGCTAAAAACAACTGGCAAGAGGAAATCAGCaaacaaacattataaatacaaattaaaagATCTGATATGAATAAAGagggaaataaataaaaatacaatttctccaaacaaaaaaaatatatatatatatatatatatatcaaaaggaGAGCAAATATTCTAAGAACATTGATACACTTACCTTACCAATACACGATATATGTATAGATTTGTATATCTATATAAATAGCTAGAGTCACCCCAAGTCTATAGCTAAACTGAAAAGGACAAGAAGCTTTCACATGACCCGAGCCACACCATTCATGGGGCCCTTTTACTCTCTCTAGGAAGTGATCTTCAATCTATCATCGAGAAATTCTCTTAAACCACAATTTTTTCCAACACTTTAAAGccatctagagagagaaagtgagagaaaaTAAGAGAGATCTCCAATTTGAACTTGAGACACCATTGATTTCATTTTCagctttataaaatatttttggagtCAACGAAAATATCTAAGAAGAAGCAAACACAAAGAGTACGtccgtcttcttcttctggatTCTAGGGTTCTATTTGTTCGCTATTTTGATTTTCAATTCACTGATTTGATATATATCGAATTGTTTAATACCCGTTATTATTACAATTGTGGATATGGTTTTATTTGGTTTCTGATCAGTATTATCTCATGTATGTTAAAGGATTTTGTGTTGGGTCATCATCTTGTCAAGAAAATCACTCATCAGATCCATAGAAAAAGGTTGACTACTTTTTGAAAGATCTTGAATTGGTTCATCCTCTTGTCAAAAAGGTCGGGTACTTTTTGAAGATCTTGAACTGAATTTAGTCATCAATCTTCTCATTAACCCTTTCATAAAAGAAAGCTGGATACTTTTTCAAGATCTAAATATTGGGACATCGTCATTTCAAGAATCCATATAACAAAGTTTGATACTTTTGATAGATATGTCAACCAGGGCGAGCACTCACCAAGAACCAGCAGAGAACGGAGCTAGTGGttcagacaacaacaacaacaacttcaaCTCGGCGATGAGAGAGCCCATGTTCCAGAAAGTGCTTACACCAAGCGACGTCGGGAAACTAAACCGGCTCGTGATTCCAAAGCAACATGCAGAGAACTACTTCCCGTTAGAGGACAATCAAACCGGCACGCTGTTGGATTTCCAAGACAAAAACGGCAAGATGTGGAGGTTCCGTTACTCGTATTGGAACAGTAGCCAGAGCTACGTGATGACCAAAGGATGGAGCCGTTTCGTCAAAGAGAAGAAACTCAACAACGGAGACACCGTCTCGTTCCACCGTGGCTACGTCCCCGACGACAACGAACCGGAGCAACGAAGGAACATATTGTTCATCGACTGGAGGAATAGACCAGACACAAACCTCTTACACAACATTAATCATCATCACTACCCGATCTTGGGGCCTCCTCCTTATCCAACGGCTAGTTATTATCCTGTGACAGAATATTCCATGCCGCATTACGGGAGGTTTCCATCTTTATATCATAACCAGTTTCTAGGGTATGGTTATGGACCTTATGGTAAAACTGTTACTGGAGGGCGTTACTACGCCGGATCACCATTGGATCATCATCATCGGTGGAATCTTGGTAGATCTGAGCCGTTCTTTTATGACTCCTGTCCTGTTTTTCCAACGACGAGGTTGACTTCGTCCTTGGCGATGTTGCCGTCTTCTCCTCCTTCTCAGCCGCCGCAGGAGGGGACGGCCAAGAAGCTAAGGCTGTTTGGGTTCGATGTAGAGGAGTCTTCTTCTTCAGGGGAGGCACGTGCCGAAATGGGTGTTGCTGggcactcttcttcttctccggttGTGATTAGAGATAATGAATCATCATGGAGGTCGCCACGTGGAGAAATGGGTGGATTGTCTTCTTCGGTTGTGAACTTAAGCGATGACGAAGACTATAAAAGGAAAGGGAAGTCTTTAGAATTTTAGACAGATAATTTCATTTATGTTCACCTCCATTTTCTCTAATTACCTTTTACTATTTCCTCCTTTTAAGTTAGTTCCAACATAAAAATCATAAGAAGCTAATTTGCAATTGGTGAATTACAATGTCGTGAGGAACTTAACCGGGCTCACATTATATGTATTGGTATTAAGATGTTTGGTTTCATAGTTGTTGAGCCCTAGTCACCATGTTGAAAACCCCCCACCTTTCAATATTCTATTAAGCTTTTGTtccaaaaaactaaaaagtatttttatgacgctaatatataaataaatttatcatatttataccATCTCGGTTTTTTTATTACACAAACTCATATGATACATACCAATCCATAAATCAAAAGTGCTTAATTTTTCAgcttgaatatatttttaataatttgagCTGGATGTGGGAAGGATAAAAACgcttataaatttttgaaattgtaCTCTCTGTGCCTATCTCTAGCTAAGCTGACAAAGTTCCATGGTACATTCTAACCTAATGGAGAGTTCCAaaagttctctctctctctaacccatATGGTCCAGTTTGT is a genomic window of Brassica napus cultivar Da-Ae chromosome A2, Da-Ae, whole genome shotgun sequence containing:
- the LOC106412794 gene encoding uncharacterized protein LOC106412794 — translated: MTSRALATDSSLQRRHIIRDGQCRRCCSALETEKHLFFECPYAQKIWRRSGISNIIINSHTATFEEKIDACLQYSTSTRLIHYQNLPIWILWRIWKSRNVLIFQQKSIYWERILQQAQADGKEWSLHNNDQTRSIYGNANGRSTQGGWRKPPQGWIKCNVDGSYSAQQQTSKAGWVIRDSNGTYKGAGQANGNHVNNAFESEIQALIIAMQNCWSKRYMKVQFESDCSKMIKILNNEVLHFAEYNWIRKVNWWKQKFEDISFMWIGRDGNQVADGLAKNVNPNIVSFVFHHYVPNCITHLLHYDHIRSSS
- the LOC106423197 gene encoding B3 domain-containing transcription factor NGA4-like, with translation MSTRASTHQEPAENGASGSDNNNNNFNSAMREPMFQKVLTPSDVGKLNRLVIPKQHAENYFPLEDNQTGTLLDFQDKNGKMWRFRYSYWNSSQSYVMTKGWSRFVKEKKLNNGDTVSFHRGYVPDDNEPEQRRNILFIDWRNRPDTNLLHNINHHHYPILGPPPYPTASYYPVTEYSMPHYGRFPSLYHNQFLGYGYGPYGKTVTGGRYYAGSPLDHHHRWNLGRSEPFFYDSCPVFPTTRLTSSLAMLPSSPPSQPPQEGTAKKLRLFGFDVEESSSSGEARAEMGVAGHSSSSPVVIRDNESSWRSPRGEMGGLSSSVVNLSDDEDYKRKGKSLEF